In the Blautia coccoides genome, CCGAAGAAAAGTGCCGCTGTAAGATACAGAAGTAAAAAGGATACGGCTGCATATAAGGTATAGATGACCACCTGCACAAATAATATCATTACCGGACTGACCGGGGTGACTTTGTAGCGCTTCAATATCTTTTTACTGCGGTAATCAGAGACGACAAGAGGCAGTCCCATGACCCCGCCGGCACAAATAGATATTGTGGTGACTGCACCAAAAGCCTGTTCCAGAAAAGTATATTCCGCCCCTTCATAGGCCGGCTTCCCTCCGTAGATGATTCCCATAATAACTAATACCACCACGGGAACACAGAGAGCGAATATGAACATATCCATTCCCCGCAGTGAAAGCTTCAGTTCTGTTTTCAACATGGTTCTAAATGTTTTCATTGGCTTTATCCTCCTCGTCTGTATACCAAAGATAAGCATCCTCAAATTTTTCATAAGGACTTTTTTCTATAGCCTCTGAAACGGTACCGCAAAAAACAATTTTTCCTTTTCTTAAAATGCAGATACGATCACATAATACCTCCACTTCATCCATAAAATGTGAGGTCAGAAAAATTGTCAGACCTTTTCTTTTTAAGTCCGAGAGTATTTTCCATACCTCCCTGCGCGCTTTCGCATCCAATCCGGTAGTCAGTTCATCCAAAAAAACAACTTCCGGACCGGGTATCAGCGCAAGAACAATGAACAGACGCTGTCTCTGCCCTCCAGATAAGTCTTTGACAAGATTTTTCTTCTTATCTGCAATTCCAAATTGGGCAAGCAAAGCAAAGGGATCCGCAGATTTTTTGTACAATGAGGCAGTCACCCGGCAAAGCTCCGCCACTGTGATCTGCTCCTGATAACTGCTTTCCTGGAACTGCACGCCTACTTTTTCAAAAAGTTCTTTTCGGTTTTGCACAGGGTCTGCTCCCAAAATACGGACAGTACCTGTGTCGGC is a window encoding:
- a CDS encoding ABC transporter ATP-binding protein; protein product: MQEVIKVEQLAKSYGKLRAVEHISLAVDRGMVFGLLGANGAGKSTTIECILGTKRADTGTVRILGADPVQNRKELFEKVGVQFQESSYQEQITVAELCRVTASLYKKSADPFALLAQFGIADKKKNLVKDLSGGQRQRLFIVLALIPGPEVVFLDELTTGLDAKARREVWKILSDLKRKGLTIFLTSHFMDEVEVLCDRICILRKGKIVFCGTVSEAIEKSPYEKFEDAYLWYTDEEDKANENI
- a CDS encoding ABC transporter permease; amino-acid sequence: MKTFRTMLKTELKLSLRGMDMFIFALCVPVVVLVIMGIIYGGKPAYEGAEYTFLEQAFGAVTTISICAGGVMGLPLVVSDYRSKKILKRYKVTPVSPVMILFVQVVIYTLYAAVSFLLLYLTAALFFGYQFHGSAFDFLAGYLLVLVSMFSIGMMVGGIAPNTKTAGVIASILYFPMLIFSGATLPYEIMPAAMQRAANILPLTQGIKLLKAASLGQSTENVMVSVIIMIVIAVLCTGIAFRYFKWE